In the bacterium genome, TTTTTTTCATTTAAAGACTGATAAGTTTGACCGGTAGCCATTACCTGGGCATTTTGAACGATAATTTTAGCTACATCCTCGCCGGCAAAATTCTCGGAAAAGGTTCCGATGACATCAACTATATCCCCTGGTTTGACCAGATAAGAAACAGCTCCCGTACTGTCAACTACAATAGTTACGGCCCTTCGTCCCGGGGGGATCACATAAGAGAGACGATTGCCGGAATACATCTGGGGCCGCAAGATGGGTGAGCCGGCGCTGATGGCTACCCGGCTGAATTGTCCCTCCACTTCATCCATAGAAGAGAAGGTGTCCGGATTGACCATCTCGGGATCCATATTCTTTACCGCTAACATAGAGGCGTCTATCATGTGTTTGGCCGGGATATCCCTCACGGCATAAACTACCGCCACCTGGATGGCCGCTTCTTCT is a window encoding:
- the cpaB gene encoding Flp pilus assembly protein CpaB, encoding MRGKGFIIVAILISLITTGLAYLYFTGAEKAPPPLPKEEAAIQVAVVYAVRDIPAKHMIDASMLAVKNMDPEMVNPDTFSSMDEVEGQFSRVAISAGSPILRPQMYSGNRLSYVIPPGRRAVTIVVDSTGAVSYLVKPGDIVDVIGTFSENFAGEDVAKIIVQNAQVMATGQTYQSLNEKKAEEGKPPAAFETVTLAVTPTEAERLILGADKAMRFRLILRNPDSLAQTWTPGATPQDLFGKQHLSAGKIEIYDGTKRTEKEVSSE